One window of the Syngnathus typhle isolate RoL2023-S1 ecotype Sweden linkage group LG21, RoL_Styp_1.0, whole genome shotgun sequence genome contains the following:
- the optn gene encoding optineurin isoform X1: protein MGSVEPVLNGDTARSPSMVETSEEALVQMKTLIQENRNLKEALRQTNLSMKERFEELFSWREKQRQERVFLETRLGEARVQLEALAMENQELSKNVTQSPCALDGSQVMPSGHSAETDALRALVSRLQAEKNDLVALNSELHLKCQPNSCEDSFIEIVTVSDEVGVLKDASESSKHLDASMTASRLDSEEVTVSHLLQSLRNETQRAERLQAELQATVDIIRTMEEKKSQHATITTQTSLTEETRNNSEKVEVASEFIRSQMMALVQKLQLAQSKLDEAEGMKKNLQERCHEMENDVAALRAQLVDTQAVKSQNEKLKVQLDSIKAQSLMVQKRSGEERSNLAQLKDAYAKLFEDYNELQEEQKKREAGLVGKEVVDDLKSQLSAAEKALATKQEHIDILKQEVFKKEKELESISVLEAQAEVYASDFFAERAAREKLHEERERLSVQLEYVKKQNIHLQERSRKKKIFHLPQLSAANTNSINCLQTLGEMQRRHVPNPNAQGQALVSRGTNWQRQGGIPAHVCPKCEAILPDLDTLQIHIMDCIN, encoded by the exons ATGGGTTCCGTCGAGCCCGTACTGAATGGGGACACTGCTCGCTCCCCCAGTATGGTGGAAACGTCAGAGGAGGCGTTGGTCCAGATGAAAACTCTTATTCAGGAAAACCGCAACCTTAAAG AGGCTTTGCGTCAGACCAACCTGTCGATGAAAGAGCGTTTTGAGGAGCTGTTCTCGTGGCGCGAGAAGCAGCGGCAGGAGCGGGTGTTCCTGGAGACGAGGCTCGGGGAGGCCCGGGTTCAGTTGGAGGCCCTTGCTATGGAAAACCAGGAGCTCAGCAAGAATGTGACGCAGTCACCCTGTGCTTTGGATGGCTCACAA GTCATGCCTTCCGGTCACAGCGCCGAAACGGACGCCCTGCGCGCTCTGGTCAGCCGACTGCAGGCGGAGAAGAACGACCTGGTGGCTCTCAACTCCGAGCTGCATCTGAAGTGCCAGCCCAACTCTTGTGAAGACTCCTTTATCGAGATCGTAACTGTGTCG GACGAAGTCGGCGTCCTGAAAGACGCCAGTGAGAGCAGCAAACATCTCGACGCGAGCATGACGGCGTCCCGTCTGGACAGCGAGGAGGTGACCGTCAGTCACCTGCTGCAATCCCTCAGGAACGAGACCCAGCGAGCGGAGCGGCTGCAGGCCGAACTGCAGGCAACCGTTGacat AATAAGAACGATGGAGGAAAAGAAGAGTCAACATGCGACCATAACAACACAGACAAGCTTGACAGAAGAGACCAGAAACAATTCGGAGAAGGTCGAG GTGGCCTCCGAGTTTATAAGATCGCAGATGATGGCATTGGTTCAAAAGCTGCAGCTGGCCCAGAGTAAGCTGGATGAAGCGGAAGGCATGAAGAAGAACCTGCAGGAGCG ATGTCACGAGATGGAGAACGACGTGGCCGCTCTGAGGGCCCAACTGGTCGACACGCAGGCTGTTAAATCGCAGAACGAAAAGCTCAAGGTGCAACTCGACAGCATTAAGGCGCAGAGCTTAATGGTGCAGAAGAGGTCCGGGGAGGAGAG GAGCAACCTGGCCCAGCTGAAGGACGCCTACGCTAAACTGTTCGAAGACTACAATGAGCTCCAGGAAGAGCAGAAGAAGAGAGAG GCCGGGTTGGTGGGCAAGGAGGTGGTGGACGATCTTAAAAGTCAGCTCAGCGCCGCTGAGAAGGCCCTGGCTACCAAGCAGGAGCACATTGACATCTTGAAGCAGGAGGTCTTCAAGAAGGAGAAGGAGCTGGAGAGCATCTCTGTCCTGGAGGCGCAG GCCGAGGTCTACGCCTCTGATTTTTTTGCCGAGCGGGCGGCGAGGGAGAAACTGCACGAGGAGAGGGAGCGTCTCTCTGTTCAGCTGGAATACGTAAAGAAGCAGAACATCCATCTGCAGGAGAGGAGCCG GAAGAAGAAAATCTTTCACCTTCCCCAACTCTCCGCAGCAAATACGAATAGCATCAATTGTTT GCAGACGTTAGGTGAAATGCAAAGAAGACATGTGCCAAATCCAAATGCACAAGGGCAAGCTTTAGTTTCAAGAG gcaccaactggcaGCGTCAGGGCGGTATTCCCGCACACGTTTGTCCAAAGTGCGAGGCAATACTGCCAGATCTGGACACTCTGCAGATCCACATCATGGACTGCATCAACTAG
- the optn gene encoding optineurin isoform X2 — MGSVEPVLNGDTARSPSMVETSEEALVQMKTLIQENRNLKEALRQTNLSMKERFEELFSWREKQRQERVFLETRLGEARVQLEALAMENQELSKNVTQSPCALDGSQVMPSGHSAETDALRALVSRLQAEKNDLVALNSELHLKCQPNSCEDSFIEIVTVSDEVGVLKDASESSKHLDASMTASRLDSEEVTVSHLLQSLRNETQRAERLQAELQATVDIIRTMEEKKSQHATITTQTSLTEETRNNSEKVEVASEFIRSQMMALVQKLQLAQSKLDEAEGMKKNLQERCHEMENDVAALRAQLVDTQAVKSQNEKLKVQLDSIKAQSLMVQKRSGEERSNLAQLKDAYAKLFEDYNELQEEQKKREAGLVGKEVVDDLKSQLSAAEKALATKQEHIDILKQEVFKKEKELESISVLEAQAEVYASDFFAERAAREKLHEERERLSVQLEYVKKQNIHLQERSRQTLGEMQRRHVPNPNAQGQALVSRGTNWQRQGGIPAHVCPKCEAILPDLDTLQIHIMDCIN; from the exons ATGGGTTCCGTCGAGCCCGTACTGAATGGGGACACTGCTCGCTCCCCCAGTATGGTGGAAACGTCAGAGGAGGCGTTGGTCCAGATGAAAACTCTTATTCAGGAAAACCGCAACCTTAAAG AGGCTTTGCGTCAGACCAACCTGTCGATGAAAGAGCGTTTTGAGGAGCTGTTCTCGTGGCGCGAGAAGCAGCGGCAGGAGCGGGTGTTCCTGGAGACGAGGCTCGGGGAGGCCCGGGTTCAGTTGGAGGCCCTTGCTATGGAAAACCAGGAGCTCAGCAAGAATGTGACGCAGTCACCCTGTGCTTTGGATGGCTCACAA GTCATGCCTTCCGGTCACAGCGCCGAAACGGACGCCCTGCGCGCTCTGGTCAGCCGACTGCAGGCGGAGAAGAACGACCTGGTGGCTCTCAACTCCGAGCTGCATCTGAAGTGCCAGCCCAACTCTTGTGAAGACTCCTTTATCGAGATCGTAACTGTGTCG GACGAAGTCGGCGTCCTGAAAGACGCCAGTGAGAGCAGCAAACATCTCGACGCGAGCATGACGGCGTCCCGTCTGGACAGCGAGGAGGTGACCGTCAGTCACCTGCTGCAATCCCTCAGGAACGAGACCCAGCGAGCGGAGCGGCTGCAGGCCGAACTGCAGGCAACCGTTGacat AATAAGAACGATGGAGGAAAAGAAGAGTCAACATGCGACCATAACAACACAGACAAGCTTGACAGAAGAGACCAGAAACAATTCGGAGAAGGTCGAG GTGGCCTCCGAGTTTATAAGATCGCAGATGATGGCATTGGTTCAAAAGCTGCAGCTGGCCCAGAGTAAGCTGGATGAAGCGGAAGGCATGAAGAAGAACCTGCAGGAGCG ATGTCACGAGATGGAGAACGACGTGGCCGCTCTGAGGGCCCAACTGGTCGACACGCAGGCTGTTAAATCGCAGAACGAAAAGCTCAAGGTGCAACTCGACAGCATTAAGGCGCAGAGCTTAATGGTGCAGAAGAGGTCCGGGGAGGAGAG GAGCAACCTGGCCCAGCTGAAGGACGCCTACGCTAAACTGTTCGAAGACTACAATGAGCTCCAGGAAGAGCAGAAGAAGAGAGAG GCCGGGTTGGTGGGCAAGGAGGTGGTGGACGATCTTAAAAGTCAGCTCAGCGCCGCTGAGAAGGCCCTGGCTACCAAGCAGGAGCACATTGACATCTTGAAGCAGGAGGTCTTCAAGAAGGAGAAGGAGCTGGAGAGCATCTCTGTCCTGGAGGCGCAG GCCGAGGTCTACGCCTCTGATTTTTTTGCCGAGCGGGCGGCGAGGGAGAAACTGCACGAGGAGAGGGAGCGTCTCTCTGTTCAGCTGGAATACGTAAAGAAGCAGAACATCCATCTGCAGGAGAGGAGCCG GCAGACGTTAGGTGAAATGCAAAGAAGACATGTGCCAAATCCAAATGCACAAGGGCAAGCTTTAGTTTCAAGAG gcaccaactggcaGCGTCAGGGCGGTATTCCCGCACACGTTTGTCCAAAGTGCGAGGCAATACTGCCAGATCTGGACACTCTGCAGATCCACATCATGGACTGCATCAACTAG